A window from Bosea sp. ANAM02 encodes these proteins:
- a CDS encoding cellulase family glycosylhydrolase, whose amino-acid sequence MSVSRRAVLAGAAGAALLGAGRARAAPPLTLRRGINLWPWFSLTREFPAPRTDYDWPPFQLDRQIPMSRDLAQLRRAGFDFVRIPVDPGPIVAAAPRERALLLDQVMAAVALALGQDLAVVLNLHGNAATHHWNPAYLFGSEAAPGFPAYLAVIAELARRLGRLVPGRVALEPVNEPFQACGDAEWERVQKRMLAAARSAAPDLTLVATGACGSMIAGLGPLKAKALAAFEPLLFTFHFYEPYLFSHQGAKWMSEPFYPALNGVPWPASHGSLEATLAAVRARMAVLGQPASGRGAATYRETERVLREYFDARPDRPFIEGYLGQVGAWAQREGVAPGRILMGEFGAVRTGAGIAAAAPADRARYVRDVRLSAEAMGFPWAFWNLFDVLGLLVDDVSRRLDPAMIEALGLRMPA is encoded by the coding sequence ATGAGCGTCAGCCGCCGCGCCGTTCTCGCTGGAGCGGCCGGGGCGGCGCTTCTGGGTGCAGGGCGGGCGCGGGCAGCGCCGCCCCTCACGCTTCGGCGCGGAATCAATCTCTGGCCCTGGTTCTCGCTGACGCGCGAATTTCCGGCGCCGCGGACCGACTATGACTGGCCGCCCTTCCAGCTCGACCGGCAGATACCGATGTCGCGCGATCTCGCGCAATTGCGGCGGGCGGGCTTCGATTTCGTGCGCATTCCCGTCGATCCCGGCCCGATCGTCGCCGCGGCGCCGCGCGAACGGGCGCTCCTGCTCGATCAGGTCATGGCGGCGGTCGCGCTGGCGCTCGGGCAGGATCTGGCGGTCGTCCTCAATCTCCATGGCAATGCGGCGACGCATCACTGGAATCCGGCCTATCTGTTCGGCAGCGAGGCGGCGCCTGGATTTCCCGCCTATCTCGCTGTCATCGCGGAACTGGCGCGGCGGCTCGGCCGGCTGGTGCCGGGCCGGGTCGCACTCGAACCGGTCAACGAGCCGTTCCAGGCCTGCGGCGACGCCGAATGGGAGCGCGTCCAGAAGCGCATGCTGGCTGCTGCGCGCAGCGCTGCTCCCGACCTCACCCTGGTCGCGACGGGGGCCTGCGGCAGCATGATCGCGGGGCTCGGGCCGCTGAAGGCGAAGGCGCTCGCGGCCTTCGAGCCACTGCTGTTCACCTTCCATTTCTACGAGCCCTATCTGTTCTCGCATCAGGGCGCGAAATGGATGAGCGAGCCGTTCTATCCCGCGCTCAACGGCGTGCCCTGGCCGGCTTCGCACGGCTCGCTGGAGGCGACGCTGGCGGCGGTGCGTGCGCGCATGGCCGTGCTCGGCCAGCCGGCATCGGGCCGGGGAGCGGCCACCTATCGCGAGACCGAGCGGGTGCTGAGGGAGTATTTCGACGCCCGGCCGGACCGCCCCTTCATCGAAGGCTATCTGGGACAGGTCGGCGCCTGGGCGCAGCGCGAGGGCGTCGCGCCCGGCCGCATCCTGATGGGCGAATTCGGCGCCGTCCGGACGGGGGCGGGGATCGCCGCGGCCGCTCCTGCCGACCGGGCGCGCTATGTCCGCGATGTCCGCCTGAGCGCCGAGGCGATGGGCTTTCCCTGGGCCTTCTGGAACCTGTTCGACGTCCTGGGGCTGCTGGTCGACGATGTCAGCCGGCGGCTCGATCCGGCCATGATCGAGGCGCTCGGGTTGCGGATGCCGGCCTGA
- a CDS encoding VpsF family polysaccharide biosynthesis protein (VpsF, distantly related to oligosaccharide ligases, is encoded next to the probable flippase VpsE.), producing the protein MPAAPGAAAGLRAAPGWARLDGLSRIGVLAAVLVLFCVSGGMLWIVGYNYDGLTGSAASKIHPSTYLIVLAFCWSIVASGDPVSRSIHLASVRPATLLMLLVTIAVIIVTILRGGAGIGGMVDTYVASCLLVFLLADADDETMATLTTMLHVVMTVNALLALAEFVTQIRLFPYRFDGIAFETDTRSAALHGHPLANAMITACYLMALISGARPLSPTMRGTLIALQSAALVVFGGRTALLVSLAFGLCYGIVMLFASLRGGRVSLVAAAIACVLAAAVPVAIGGLAVLGFFDDLATRFVSDGGSANARKEMLDLLGMFSLGDLVFGPDNDLVDTLRRVNGLEWGIENPFIRMILYQGAIVTALVTVAFGLFMYELARIGRAGGVWLPMVVWIILLNGSESIATKTNLPAKFAIVVFCLYRPERSTGTAPLRPASATRAPRSWPDRAAG; encoded by the coding sequence ATGCCCGCCGCCCCCGGCGCAGCCGCAGGGCTCCGCGCGGCACCGGGCTGGGCCCGGCTCGACGGCCTGAGCCGGATCGGCGTCCTCGCCGCAGTGCTCGTGCTGTTCTGCGTCTCCGGCGGCATGCTCTGGATCGTCGGCTACAATTACGACGGCCTCACCGGCTCGGCCGCGAGCAAGATCCATCCTTCGACCTACCTGATCGTGCTGGCCTTCTGCTGGAGCATCGTCGCCAGCGGCGATCCGGTGAGCCGCAGCATCCATCTCGCCAGCGTCCGGCCGGCGACACTGCTGATGCTGCTCGTCACCATCGCCGTCATCATCGTGACCATCCTGCGCGGCGGTGCCGGCATCGGCGGCATGGTCGACACCTACGTCGCTTCCTGCCTGCTGGTCTTCCTGCTCGCCGATGCCGACGACGAGACCATGGCGACGCTGACCACGATGCTGCATGTCGTGATGACCGTGAACGCCCTGCTCGCGCTCGCCGAATTCGTCACCCAGATCCGGCTCTTTCCCTATCGCTTCGACGGGATCGCCTTCGAGACCGACACGCGCTCGGCCGCGCTGCACGGCCATCCGCTGGCCAATGCCATGATCACCGCCTGTTATCTGATGGCGCTGATCAGCGGCGCACGGCCGCTCTCGCCGACCATGCGGGGCACGCTGATCGCGCTGCAGAGCGCCGCGCTCGTCGTTTTCGGGGGCAGGACGGCGCTGCTCGTCTCGCTCGCGTTCGGCCTTTGCTATGGCATCGTGATGCTGTTCGCCTCGCTGCGCGGCGGGCGGGTCTCGCTGGTCGCGGCCGCGATCGCCTGCGTGCTGGCGGCTGCGGTCCCCGTCGCGATCGGCGGGCTCGCGGTGCTCGGCTTCTTCGACGATCTCGCCACGCGCTTCGTCTCGGACGGCGGCAGCGCCAATGCCCGCAAGGAGATGCTCGACCTGCTCGGCATGTTCTCGCTGGGAGACCTCGTCTTCGGCCCGGACAACGACCTGGTCGACACGCTCAGGCGCGTCAACGGGCTGGAATGGGGCATCGAGAACCCCTTCATCCGCATGATCCTGTACCAGGGCGCGATCGTCACGGCCCTGGTGACCGTGGCCTTCGGCCTGTTCATGTACGAGTTAGCGCGGATCGGGCGGGCCGGCGGCGTCTGGCTGCCGATGGTCGTCTGGATCATCCTGCTGAACGGATCGGAGAGCATCGCGACGAAGACGAACCTGCCCGCCAAGTTCGCGATCGTCGTGTTCTGCCTCTACCGGCCCGAGCGCTCGACCGGGACTGCGCCGCTCAGGCCGGCATCCGCAACCCGAGCGCCTCGATCATGGCCGGATCGAGCCGCCGGCTGA
- a CDS encoding exopolysaccharide transport family protein: MASLAASDHRQEEAVQPAPRESYRRRQDGAVEISELWRILWHRRFMILAMAGLFAGLALAYGVLTAPLYTASAQLLIDPRDRNVVSNDVNPSSVSPDGGLAQVESQASVIQSTSVLMRAIRETKLAEDSEFNGLGLLSRLLGRVAADPPNADGSLTPAEARTLANLRRKFSVRRADKVFVVDVVVTTKEAEKSARLANAIAEAYLADQADARSKAATEAADSLTARLDEQRKRVEKAENAVERYRAQNNLVASSGRLISDQQLGEISNQLSAAQARTAALKSQVEQIAQQRRGGAGLAGSSAEAIQSPVIAKLREQEATLVQREADLQSQLGPRHPAIGAAQSQLVTIRRMIATEIARVEQSVRTDYERAQGNEKLLAGKLEALTRQTQGADQASVRLRELQRDLEAARTVYASFLLRAQETREQASLDTTNARVISRAQPPQQSSWPPTLPLIAAAGMLGLGLGAGLALIREYAAPHLISRAQAEALVGAPVIAVLRPGRPAARRRWRLRKTAPASTEARNEAGFALLRLFNAPDNAATAARSLLLTSVEGDAADRERVTDLLAEAAVQQGERVLLIDADLEKEPEEAGPGLMDLLRGESSLEAAIHFGASKDVAMMSGGRRKAPPQKGVGRSFATRMLADASRHFDLVVMDGGSLGRNVRIAPLVGMAEEIVLVARLYGTRQNDIVQAMEAARIMGRTITATILVESGGHG; the protein is encoded by the coding sequence ATGGCCAGCCTGGCTGCAAGCGATCATCGGCAGGAGGAAGCGGTGCAGCCGGCTCCTCGGGAAAGCTATCGCCGGCGTCAGGATGGCGCCGTCGAGATTTCCGAGCTCTGGCGCATCCTCTGGCACCGCCGTTTCATGATACTGGCCATGGCCGGCCTGTTCGCTGGCCTGGCACTGGCCTATGGCGTGCTGACCGCGCCACTTTACACTGCTTCGGCCCAGCTCCTCATCGACCCGCGTGATCGCAACGTCGTCAGCAACGACGTCAATCCGAGCTCCGTGTCCCCGGATGGCGGGCTGGCGCAGGTCGAGAGCCAGGCCAGCGTCATCCAGTCGACCAGCGTGCTGATGCGCGCGATCCGCGAGACCAAACTCGCGGAGGACAGTGAATTCAACGGCCTGGGCCTGCTCTCGCGCCTGCTCGGCCGGGTCGCCGCCGATCCGCCCAATGCCGATGGCAGCCTGACGCCGGCGGAGGCGCGCACCCTCGCCAATCTGCGCCGCAAGTTCTCGGTCCGGCGCGCCGACAAGGTCTTCGTCGTCGACGTCGTGGTGACGACGAAGGAGGCGGAGAAATCCGCCAGGCTCGCCAACGCCATCGCGGAAGCCTATCTCGCCGACCAGGCCGATGCCCGCAGCAAGGCGGCGACCGAGGCAGCCGACTCCTTGACCGCCCGGCTCGACGAGCAGCGCAAGCGCGTCGAGAAGGCAGAGAACGCCGTCGAGCGCTATCGCGCCCAGAACAATCTCGTCGCCTCCTCCGGCCGCCTGATCAGCGACCAGCAGCTCGGCGAGATCAGCAACCAGCTCTCCGCCGCCCAGGCCCGGACGGCCGCGCTCAAGTCGCAGGTCGAGCAGATCGCCCAGCAGCGCCGCGGCGGCGCCGGCCTCGCCGGCAGTTCGGCCGAGGCGATCCAGTCGCCGGTGATCGCCAAGCTGCGAGAGCAGGAGGCGACGCTCGTGCAGCGCGAGGCCGACCTGCAAAGCCAGCTCGGCCCGCGCCATCCCGCGATCGGCGCGGCCCAGAGCCAGCTCGTCACCATCCGCCGGATGATCGCGACCGAGATCGCCCGGGTCGAGCAATCCGTGCGCACCGATTACGAGCGCGCGCAGGGCAACGAGAAACTGCTCGCCGGCAAGCTGGAAGCGCTGACCCGGCAGACGCAAGGCGCCGACCAGGCTTCGGTGCGGCTGCGCGAGCTGCAGCGCGACCTGGAGGCCGCCCGGACCGTCTATGCCAGTTTCCTCCTGCGCGCCCAGGAAACCCGCGAGCAGGCCAGTCTCGACACCACCAATGCCCGTGTCATCAGCCGGGCGCAGCCGCCGCAGCAATCGAGCTGGCCGCCGACGCTGCCGCTGATCGCCGCCGCCGGGATGCTCGGTCTCGGGCTCGGTGCCGGCCTCGCGCTGATCCGCGAATATGCCGCGCCCCATCTCATCTCCCGCGCCCAGGCCGAGGCATTGGTCGGCGCGCCGGTCATCGCCGTGCTGCGTCCCGGCAGGCCGGCAGCGAGGCGACGCTGGCGCCTGCGCAAGACAGCGCCCGCATCGACCGAAGCGAGGAACGAGGCCGGCTTCGCGCTGCTGCGCCTGTTCAACGCGCCGGACAACGCGGCCACCGCCGCCCGCAGCCTGCTCCTGACGTCGGTCGAGGGCGATGCCGCCGATCGCGAGCGCGTCACCGATCTGCTCGCGGAAGCCGCGGTCCAGCAGGGCGAACGCGTGCTGCTGATCGATGCCGATCTGGAGAAGGAACCCGAGGAAGCCGGCCCCGGCCTGATGGATCTGCTCCGCGGCGAAAGCAGCCTGGAGGCGGCGATCCATTTCGGCGCCAGCAAGGACGTGGCGATGATGTCGGGCGGGCGCCGCAAGGCCCCGCCGCAGAAGGGCGTGGGCCGCAGCTTCGCGACGCGGATGCTGGCCGATGCCAGCCGGCATTTCGATCTCGTCGTGATGGATGGCGGCTCGCTCGGCCGCAATGTCAGGATCGCGCCGCTGGTCGGGATGGCCGAGGAGATCGTGCTGGTCGCACGGCTCTACGGGACGCGCCAGAACGACATCGTCCAGGCCATGGAGGCCGCGCGGATCATGGGCCGCACGATCACGGCGACGATCCTCGTCGAGTCCGGCGGGCACGGCTGA
- a CDS encoding formyl transferase translates to MRLTLNIDASPLRRWHLLLIDRLRSVADIELSVSLPEVDPPDQSGLGPLFRVEGLLHNLRSDGLFARASRTELTVPTHRPGVDPDPDLVLDLGDGAAGASERRWLLHVDGEVGEGALVAALLSGRMPLVELRAGGALISAGRPGTEYGRILLATLDDVLSRLVTLIVAAVSGVRLRVPALPPTEIEQAVAPAAQGGMAQTVVKAGVSKAIELVYRSCFHAPHWRVGWRRLDGPDLFSLKRHPDGGWTDLPDDGTRFYADPFPILHEGRLTLFVEDFVHATGKGIVSAVEFGPDGPLGTPEPVLEQPGHLSYPFVFARDGEVWMIPESCSAGRVDLFRATAFPGGWVKEVALIDGVTASDATLIERDGLWWLFATVRDGGGSFSDALHLWSAPDFRGPWTPHPRNPVLIDIASARPAGEMIIRDGQLLRPVQDCRLGYGKALGIARVTQLDGDGFAQEVESIIEAGGPLWPGRRLHSLNSAGGFEFIDGSAMVRRNPLARRKPAAALASS, encoded by the coding sequence ATGCGACTGACGTTGAACATCGATGCGTCGCCGCTGCGGCGATGGCATCTCCTCCTGATCGATCGCCTGCGGAGCGTTGCCGACATCGAACTGTCGGTCTCGCTGCCGGAGGTCGACCCTCCGGATCAGAGCGGGCTCGGGCCGCTGTTCCGTGTCGAGGGCCTGCTTCATAACCTGCGCTCCGATGGCCTGTTCGCCAGGGCGTCGCGGACGGAGCTGACCGTTCCGACCCACCGCCCGGGAGTTGATCCCGATCCCGATCTGGTGCTCGACCTCGGAGACGGGGCTGCAGGCGCATCGGAGCGCCGCTGGCTCCTGCATGTCGACGGCGAGGTGGGGGAGGGCGCACTCGTTGCCGCCCTGCTGTCCGGACGGATGCCTCTGGTCGAGCTGAGGGCAGGCGGTGCGCTGATCTCTGCCGGTCGGCCGGGAACGGAATATGGCCGTATTCTCCTGGCGACACTGGACGACGTCCTCAGCCGCCTCGTGACGTTGATCGTGGCCGCGGTATCCGGTGTCAGACTGCGCGTTCCTGCCCTGCCGCCGACCGAGATCGAGCAGGCGGTGGCTCCTGCGGCGCAGGGGGGCATGGCGCAGACCGTCGTCAAGGCGGGTGTCTCGAAGGCGATCGAACTGGTCTATCGGAGCTGTTTCCACGCGCCGCACTGGCGGGTCGGTTGGCGCAGGCTCGACGGTCCGGATCTGTTCTCGTTGAAACGTCATCCCGATGGCGGCTGGACCGATCTGCCGGATGACGGCACCCGCTTCTATGCCGATCCGTTCCCGATCCTGCATGAGGGCCGTCTCACACTCTTCGTCGAGGATTTCGTCCACGCGACCGGCAAGGGCATCGTCTCGGCGGTCGAATTCGGGCCGGATGGCCCCTTGGGCACCCCCGAACCCGTCCTCGAGCAACCGGGCCACCTGTCCTATCCCTTCGTCTTCGCACGGGACGGCGAAGTCTGGATGATCCCGGAAAGCTGCAGCGCGGGGCGGGTCGACCTGTTCCGAGCCACCGCCTTTCCAGGCGGCTGGGTGAAGGAGGTCGCCCTGATCGACGGCGTCACCGCAAGCGATGCCACGCTCATCGAGCGCGACGGCCTGTGGTGGCTGTTCGCGACGGTGCGGGATGGTGGCGGATCGTTCTCGGATGCGCTGCATCTGTGGTCGGCACCGGATTTTCGCGGTCCCTGGACGCCCCATCCGCGCAATCCCGTGCTGATCGATATCGCCTCGGCGCGCCCGGCCGGGGAGATGATCATCCGCGACGGGCAGTTGCTGCGTCCGGTGCAGGATTGCCGTCTGGGCTATGGCAAGGCGCTCGGCATCGCCCGGGTCACGCAGCTCGACGGCGACGGCTTCGCGCAGGAGGTCGAGAGCATCATCGAGGCCGGGGGGCCGCTTTGGCCCGGCCGTCGCCTGCACAGCCTGAACAGCGCGGGCGGCTTCGAATTCATCGATGGCTCGGCGATGGTTCGGCGGAATCCGCTGGCGCGCCGGAAGCCTGCGGCCGCGCTCGCCAGTTCCTGA